A section of the Mesorhizobium loti genome encodes:
- the iolE gene encoding myo-inosose-2 dehydratase, protein MKVRIGINPITWTNDDVPELGGDTPLEVCLAETRQAGYSGTELGGKFPRRSSELKPIMQRHGLAVVSGWYDGRCDEKDVGAEMDAITPHLQLLKDMGSTHVVYADTSRGRHNAIWGPISQRPVLSAEEWPAYGRKLTALAERMADFGVRMAFHHHMGTIVETDAEVALLMRHTGQAVGLLYDTGHSIFSGGDPLALIKAQVKRVVHVHCKDTRKAVLERARARDMSFMGAVMEGIFTVPGDGSIDYPTILRVLADNGYSGWLVVEAEQDPSRAIPLTYATMGFQNLLRMAKEAGFTVIE, encoded by the coding sequence GTGAAGGTTCGCATCGGCATCAATCCGATCACCTGGACCAATGACGACGTGCCGGAACTCGGCGGCGACACGCCGCTGGAGGTGTGTCTGGCAGAAACCAGGCAGGCCGGCTATTCCGGCACCGAACTTGGCGGCAAGTTTCCGCGCCGGTCGTCCGAACTGAAGCCGATCATGCAGCGCCATGGCCTTGCGGTGGTTTCCGGCTGGTATGATGGCCGCTGCGACGAAAAGGACGTCGGCGCGGAGATGGATGCGATCACGCCGCATCTCCAGCTTTTGAAGGATATGGGCTCGACTCATGTTGTCTATGCCGACACCTCGCGCGGGCGCCACAACGCCATCTGGGGGCCGATCTCGCAGCGCCCGGTCCTCAGCGCGGAGGAATGGCCGGCCTATGGCCGCAAGCTGACGGCACTCGCTGAACGGATGGCGGATTTCGGCGTGCGCATGGCCTTTCACCACCATATGGGGACCATCGTCGAGACCGATGCCGAAGTGGCCCTCTTGATGCGCCACACCGGCCAAGCGGTCGGCCTGCTCTACGACACCGGCCATTCGATCTTTTCGGGCGGCGACCCGCTGGCCCTGATCAAGGCGCAGGTCAAACGCGTCGTGCATGTGCATTGCAAGGACACCCGCAAGGCCGTGCTCGAGCGTGCCCGCGCCAGGGACATGAGTTTCATGGGCGCGGTCATGGAAGGGATCTTCACCGTTCCCGGCGACGGCTCCATCGACTATCCCACTATTTTGCGCGTGCTGGCCGACAATGGTTACAGCGGCTGGCTGGTCGTCGAGGCCGAGCAGGATCCCAGCAGGGCGATCCCACTGACCTATGCGACAATGGGCTTCCAGAACCTGTTGCGCATGGCGAAGGAAGCCGGATTTACCGTCATTGAATGA